ATCGAGGTCTGCGAGCGCCACCGCGACGTGATCGTCGGCGTCAAGGCCCGGCTCAGCGAGAACCTGGCGGGAAACAACGCCCTGCCCGCCCTGCACCGGGCCCGCGAGGCGGCGGACGCGGTGGGGCTGCCCATCATGATTCATCCCAACGCGCCCGTCTGCACGCTGGACGACATCCTCCGCGAGATGAAGGCCGGCGACCTGTTGACCCACTGCTATCACGGGTTGGACGAGGGCATCCTGGACGATGACGGCCGCGTGCGCGCCCCGGTCCGCGACGCCGTAAACCGCGGCGTCCACCTCGACGTGGGGCACGGCCAGGGCAGCTTCTCCTGGAGCGTGGCCGAGTCGGCGATGGCGCAGGATCTCGTCCCAAGCACCATCAGCAGCGATCTGCACGCCTACAATTTCGACGGTCCGGTCTTCGATCTGGCCACCACCCTCAGCAAATTCCTGCACCTGGGCCTGGATCTGCCCGACGCCCTGCGCCGCTGCACCGTCACCCCGGCCGAGATCCTGGGCATGCAAGGCCAGATCGGCACCCTGGCCGTCGGCGCCCACGCGGACGCCGCGCTGTTCCGCGAGGAGATCGGCGCCCACAGCTTCGAGGACGCCCACGGCCAAACTCGCATCGGCGAGCGCCGCCTGGTGCCCGTCAAGGTCGTCAAAGGCGGCAAGGTCATCGACGCCATCGCCCGCGGCTGGCACGGCGACCATCATCACCATCACTAGGCGGGTCGGGTTGGGGCTGTCGCCGACCGCGCCTCCGCTATAGGAGACTTTTGCGTAGACCCTTCGTCATTCCCGCGAAGGCGGGAATCCACCCGTCGCTGAATCTGGTGGCGGGTGGGATTTGCACGGCCATCCTTAGTCTGACCGGATGTTGCATGGGTCTTCGATAGCCCGTAGCTGCCTGACCGACCGGATCGACACCCGTCGCCCGGTGCTCCCATTGATTGGCGAGTCCAGCTGACGTCTCACGACAGATCGCGGAAGGGCGGCGCGCCCAGACTGTGCGGTGCAATCCGGCTGGCGCTTGAATCGACCATGGAACGATTCGGCTGCCTCGCGCGTATTGTTTGGTAGGAGTGCCGAGAAACAGATGCCGCGATGGCGCCTGAGACTTACCTGCGAGCATCCAACGCCTTGCCTGGCGGGCGGCATAGACGAACGGTCGCGAACAGTTCCGGGAATCCGGAACCGGTGACTCGACGGCGATATCGTGGCCGCTCGGACGGGATGCGATGCCGCCGACGCCACCACATTGGGCATCTGTTGACTAGGACGACAGTGTCGTGAACCTCAATCCTTGAGAGCCTGACGGTGCACCTCATTCATTGGAAATCTTGGCCTTGTACTCACCGAATGAGGCGCGGTGACGGTGGCGTGGTGAGTCACGGGATTAGCAGGCGTGGCTCCGGGGCGCTGGCGCGGGTCGCCTTACCGGCGGTGCTTGTGGCAGCGCTAGCGATTGGATGTGGTCCCGACGGAACCGAAGAGCCCCAGTTCATAGAAATAGTGAAAACAGACGTCCCTGTGCATGTACACAGAGCAACCACGGCTTTGACCACTCACGGCCAGCTCACCTTTCAGGAGTGTGACGGGCGATTCGGTTGGGGCCCGCGATATGACTATGACGTGGTGGCCTGGAGTCCCGACGGGTCGACGGTGTATTTCACGTATGGCTGGGACCTCTACGGCGTCACGGCGGATGGGTCGCGCCTCTGGCTGATCGCCACCGGCGCGCCGCCAGAATCGGACCCTCTCAGGGCAACGGCACCGGCGACGGCGTTCTCGGTGGCGCCGGACGGGAGCCACCTGGTGTACGCGAGCTGCCGCTACCCACCAGCGGAGTTCACCATGCCGGATGGTCGAGTGTTGCTGGATGCCGGCGGGGGAACGTTCGAGCTGGTGCGGATCACGGTCGATGGCGGGAATGTGGAGCGGCTCACGGCGAACCGGGGCGTGGATCACTATTCCGCTTGGTCGCCGGATGGGCGGCGCATTGCCTACGTATCCGATGCCGAGCTGGTCGCTAGTGAACTTGATGCCGCGTTGGCAGACCAGCACCCGGCGCCGCCTAGCCGGCGCATTCGGAGCAATTCCGACGCCTCGTGGGTGGGCCTGTACACGATGGCGGCCGATGGCACCGACATTCGACCGGTGCTGGACGAGGACTTCGCGGTGCTGCACCAGCCGCCCGCCTGGTCGCCCGATGGCCGGCATTTGGCCGTCGTGCGATATGGCAAAGAAGAGTCGGCATTTGGCCCCACGACGAGGAGTACCAGACGGCAGTTGTATGTGGTCGGGGCCGACGGCGCCGAGCCGCTGCGACTGGCGGCCAACGTGGTGAGCGGGCCCTCGTGGTCGCCGGACGGCCGGCGGCTGGCGATCGCGAAGGCGGAAGAAGGCGGGGTGGGGCTATACGTCATTGGTCTAGACGGTACGGGGGCGCGGCGGTTGATTGGCATCGAAGAGTGGCGTGGGGGCAACTGGCAAGCGCTGGAGGGTGAGAATCCGGCAGAGGCCTGGATCGACACGGTGGCCTGGTCGCCTGACGGCACGCAGATTCTCGTCCGGTCCAACGCTCGGTACACGGCGATTGTCGTCAACGTGGAGTCTGGCCGGAGCACCGAGGTAGGGATCGAACCTGGAATTCGGCCCAAGAGAGCATTCCAGGGCGTGCGGGCTGCGGCGTGGTCGCCCGATGGCTCGCGCATCGCGATGACCGGCGGCGGGGAGATCAAGCTACGAGAGGCACCCCAGATCGTGGGGACGGTGGCTCCTGACGGCACGGGTCTGAAGGTGCTGGCCTTGGTAGGCGCGGGAGGCGACCTGGTTGCGGAGGGCGCGCAGGAACCAGACGTGGTGGCCAGCCAGACTAAGTGCGCCGACGGGACGCTGGTGCCGGATCCCGCCGGGAGCGCCGGCTTGGTGCGCGATTGCCAGGTCCTGCTGGGTCTGCGCGACGCGTTGTTCGGCGAGAGCGGCCAAAAGCCGAATTGGAGTCCGGGAGCGCCGATGGCCCAATGGCTGGGAGTGACGATCACGGGCACGCCGCCGCGGGTCACGAGCCTTAGCCTGCGGTCCCAGGATTTGCGCGGGACGTTGTCGCCGGCGCTGGGCGACCTGACGTCCTTGCGCACCTTGGACCTCGCCTTCAATTCCTTCTCCGGCTCAATCCCGGCGAAGCTGGGCAACCTGTCGCAACTGCGTCGATTGGGACTCGCGTCGAACGAACTGCGAGGGCCGATTCCGCCGGCGCTCGGGCGGCTGACCAAATTGGAAGTTCTCAGTCTCAGCGATAACTACCTCGAAGGCGCGATCCCGCCGCAGCTGGGCCAGTTGGTCAACCTCCGCCTGCTCGGCCTCGAGGCCAACAAGCTCGTCGGTGACATCCCACCGGAGTTGGGTCGCTTGCCCAAGCTGGAGTACGTCTGGCTGGGGGGCAATGACCTCACCGGCTGCGCGCCGGCGGAGTTACCGGTCGAGGATTCGGCGAGCCTCGGGCTTCCCACATGCGAGCCGGCAGCGTGAGGAGCCTCCACGAGCGAGTCTGGGGCATGCGCGCCGGCGGCGCACGCAGCGGACGAACGCCCGTGGCCACCCTCGTCGCCGTCCTGATAGCGCTGAGCGTGGCTTGCAGCGGTGCCGATGGGATCGATGAGGTAAAGCCGTCGTTCCCGACGTCGGCGCCGGTCGCTGCTGAGTCGGCATCCGCGGTTGAAACGGACGGTTCGCTCGCGGTGGCGTCGGCGGTCCAAACGGTCGCGCCCGGCCCCACATCGCACGCCGGCAACGCGACGCCCCGGGCCGTCACCGCCACGGCGCCGGACTTGTCGACTACGGGCCAGCCCGCGGGAGTGCGAGATGACCACGGGCACGGCGAAGCGGCCGCCACCAGCGGACCGGAGTCGACCGTGGAGGAATTCTTGGCGGAGGGTCTGCACTTGGCGGGGGCGTCGCCGGTGCACCTGGCGGTGCGGGGGATGGCCGCGGCAGACACGGTGCGCTGCGCGTGGCGGGGCATCGCGCGAACCGCGGCGCAGCGGGAGGGCGCGATCCGGTTCTGGCTGCGGCTGGACGCGAGCGAAACGATCCCGGCTGCGGACTATCTGGGGATCCTGTTCGCGGTCACTTGGGACACGATCGACCCGAAGTACCGGGAGACGGCGAAGTCGAACTTCCTGGCGATCGCGCGGGGCGGGCTGTCGGAGGAGTATCTGTTCCTGACCTGCTTCGCGGACTACACGGTGAGCAGTTATCTGCTGGGCGCGGGGCCGACGACGGTGACGGTGGCGTACGACAACTGGGGCGAGGCGCGCTCCTATGAGTTGTACGTGCGGGAGCACGAGGCAGGGACGTACGGCACGGACCCGTTGCAGGCACGCGGGGACTACGAGGCGTCGCTGCAAGCCAAGGTGGTGGCGGCGGAGGAAGCCTTGGCGGCTGAGATCGGGGGCCGGGAGCGGATCGTGTTCCTGGCGCCGATGGGTGCGCATAACGCGATTGCGTTCGAGGCCTGGCAGGCGGTGGCGCACTGGGACGTGGCGACGGCGGCCGACGGCACGGTCACCGCGGTGCGGGTGGGGACACCGGAAGGCGACCCAGAGCACACGCAGACGCTGGCCAACTTGACCAGCCGGATCACCACGGCGGCGGCGAGCGACGCGCATGCAACCACGCGGATAGCCAATGTCACGGGGCTGCAGCAGGCATACCGGGACATGGGGGCCTACGACGACATCACGCCGGACGATGGCGATACAACCACCTTCACGCCGGCGCAGCCGCCGCCGGTGTCGGGGTGCGCCAACGGCACGGCGGTGGGCACGCCCAACGCCAACCGCGGCTTGGTCCAGGACTGCGAGACGCTGCTGGCGGCCAAGGACGGACTGCGGGGCGCGGCCACGGTGAACTGGAGCACAAGCACGGTCATCTCTAACTGGGAGGGCGTCACCACCGGCGGCACGCCGAGCCGGGTGACGGGGCTGAACCTCTCCCGCAAGAGCCTGACAGGGACGATCCCGGCGGGGCTGGGCCGCCTGTTCGCGTTGACCACGCTCAACCTGAGCGGTAACCAGCTGACCGGGACGATCCCGCCGGAGCTGGGCTGGCTGACGAACCTGACCGAGCTGCGGCTGTCGGGCAATGCGCTGACGGGAACGGGGCAGCCATAGCCACAGCGCGACGACCGTGGTGGCCATCACCGTCACTAAGGTCGCCGCGCCGGCGGTGGCACGACGGAACTTGCAGCCCGGCGCGGCCTTCGCGCCGCCGGCCGTCCGCGGACGCCCGGCCTAGCCCATTCGCCCAGGTCGCCGCCCTGTCTTCCCCTCGTGGCAGAATGCATGACTATGGCGCTGACAAGTACGGCTGAAGACTATCTACTCGCGATCTATGGGTTGCGCGCCGAGGGTGGGCCCGTCATCGCCGCTCGACTCGCGGAACGCCTGGGGGTATCGGCGCCAACGGTGTCGGCATCGCTCGAACGGCTGGTGCGCGACGGTCACGTGTGGATCGCTCCGCAACGCGAGGTGTTCCTGACGCTTGGCGGCGAGCGCACCGCCGAGAAGCTGGCCCGGCGCCACCGGCTGATCGAGCACTGGCTGATCCGGACGCTGGGGCTCGGCTGGGCCGAGGTGCACCACGAGGCCGACCGCTTGGAGCACGCCATCTCGCCCGAGCTCACGGATCGAATCTCGGAGTCGCTGGGCCATCCGCCCACGTGCCCGCACGGATTGCCCATCCCGGGCAACTATCCGGAAACCGACGTGGGCAACCTGTTCAAGCTGTCGACGGCCGAGGTCGGGTCCAAAGTACGGGTGGTGCGGCTCTCCGAGCCCGCGGAGGATGACAGCGAGCTCCTGCGCTATTTCGAGGAGAAGCAACTGGTCCCCGGACGGGTGATCGAGGTCGTTGAGCAGACGCCGGCCGGGCATATCGTGGTGCAGGTGGACGACCAGTCCGCCGTGGTTGACGACACGGTTGCCACCAATCTGTGGGTAATCGCGGCGTAGCCGCCCGCCGCAAACGCCCCCGCGCCATGATCACTCGTCGTTCGCCGCACGCTGCGCCAATGCGCCGACGTTGTCCCCCGCACGAACCGGCCGGCGCATGACGGCTGAGGTTCGCCCGAGCCGTATCTTTACCGTTCGGCCGGCGCTTCCGCGGCGTCTCGAGCGCTTGCGCGATCTGGCGTTCAACGTGTGGTGGGCGTGGACGCCGGCGGCGCAGGACCTGTTTCGGCGCATCGACGCCGAAGCCTGGCACGCCTCGCAGGGGAATCCGGTGGCCGTGCTCACCCGGGCAGCTCCGGGCCAGCTCCAAGTGCTGGCCGAGGACCCGATCTTCATCGCCGACCTTGACCGCGTGTCCGAAGCCTATGACCAGTATTTGAGCCGCCCCACGTGGTTCGAGCAAGTGCACGGGCATCTCGAGGGACTGCGGGTGGCCTACGTCTCCATGGAGTTCGGCGTGGCGGAATCGGTGCCGCTGTATTCCGGCGGCCTGGGCGTGCTGGCGGGTGATCAGCTCAAGGCCGCCAGCGATCTCGGGGTGCCGCTGGTCGGCGTCGGCATGCTCTACCGCCAGGGGTACTTCCGGCAGTCGATCGATCCCTCCGGCGCGCAGCGCGAGCAGTTTCCGGAAAACGACGTGGAGGTCCTGCCCGTGGTCGCGGTGCGGGCGGGCGACGGGCAGCCGCTGACGGTTCGGGTGCCGATTGACGGGCATGAGATTGCGGTTCGGCTGTGGCGAATGGACGTGGGTCGCGTGCCGCTGATCCTGCTCGATGCCAACACGCCGGAGAACAGCCCGGCGGACCGCGAGCTGACGTCCCGGCTGTACATCGGTGACAGCGACATTCGCATTCGGCAGGAGCTGCTGCTGGGCGTCGCCGGCATGCGCGCCTTGGACGCGCTCGATCTCACGCCGACCGTGGCCCATTTGAACGAGGGGCATAGCGCGTTTCTCATTCTGGAGCGCTTCCAGGCGCTGCGCGCGCAGACCGGTCTCAGCGAGGCCGCGGCGATGCAGATCGTGCGCGCGACCAATGTCTTCACCACGCACACGCCGGTCGCGGCCGGCCACGACGAGTTTTCGGCGGAACAGGTGAAGCGTCATGCCGGCGCCTATTTGCAGGCGTCGAACATCGATGTCGAGCATGCGCTGGCGCTGGGCCGGGTTGACGGCGCCAACGACGGCGAGCCGTTTGGCATCACCACCCTGGCCATGCGCGGTTCCGCCTGGCGCAATGGCGTGAGCGCGCTTCACGGCACCGTGAGCCGTCGGATGTGGGAACGGCTGTGGCCGGGCGTCCCGGTCGGCGAGGTTCCGATCGGACACGTGACCAATGGAGTGCATCTGCGCACCTGGGTATCTCGCGAGCTTAACGGCCTGCTCCAGCGCTACATGGGGCGCCATTGGGCCGAGCGCACCGATCCGCAGGGCATCGAGGAAGGCTTGGCCGCCATTCCCGACGACGAGCTTTGGCGGGTGCATACGCAACGTCGCGAGCGTCTGGTGGCCAACGTCCGGCGACGCCTGCGAGCGCAGGCGGAGCATCGAGGAGCCGCGGCGCACGAGTTGGCGCAGGCGTCCGCCGCCCTGCACAGCGATGTGCTCACGGTTGGGTTCGCGCGCCGCTTCGCGCTCTACAAGCGCCCAACCCTGCTGCTGCACGACGTGGAACGGCTCAAGGCAATCGTCGGGAACTCCCACCGCCCGGTGCAGATCATCTTTGCGGGCAAGGCCCATCCCAACGACGATCTGGCCAAGGACTTGCTGCGCGAAATCACGGCCATCAGCCGCGACCCGGCATTCGAAGGGCGGCTGGTCTTCGTGGAGGACTACGACATGGGACTGGCGCGCGACCTGGTGCAGGGTTGCGACGTGTGGCTGAACTTGCCGATTCCACCGCAGGAGGCCAGCGGCACGAGCGGGATGAAGGCGGCAGCCAACGGCGTGCTCAATGCCAGCGTCCTGGACGGTTGGTGGGACGAGGCCTACACGCCCGAGGCGGGTTGGGCGATTGGCCGGGCGGATGTCGACGACGAACGGCAGCGGGACGCGAGCGACGCTGGGGCGATCTACGACCTGCTCGAGCACACGGTGGCCCCGCTGTTCTACGACGTCGGGGCGGGAGAGACGCCGACGGCCTGGGTCCGAATGGCGCGGCGCTCGATGGCCCTGGCGCTGACGAGCTACAGCGCGAACCGAATGGTCCAAGATTATGTCGAGTCATTCTACGGTCCCGCGCACCTGCTCGGCCGGAGCCTGCGCGAGCACCAGGGCGGTGCGGCCACCGAGCTCGCCCACTGGCTCGACCATCTGGTGGCGCAGTGGCCTCACGTGCATATCGCGGAAGTGCACGCCGACGGCCCCAGCCAGGTCGACGCGGGGATGATCGTGCCCGTGCGAGCGCGCGTGGCCCTGGCGGGGCTGAGTCCCGACGACGTGACGGTCGAGGTATTCGTGGGGCACGTGGACTTCGACGGCGCGCTAATCGGCGGTCGGGCCGAGGTGACCGAGCATGCAAGCGCGGACGCAGACGGCGCCCACTGGTTCACGGGACGCGCCGTGCTGTCCCAAAGCGGACGCCTGGGCATTGCCGTCCGCGTGATTCCACGCCATTCCCTGCTGGCCGGGCCGTACGATACCGGGCTGATTCGCTGGAGCGAGGCGGCCGGCGCGACCTGATGCTTAGGCGTCGGGCATCGGCCGCGTCTTTTGTGAGTGACCCCTCAAGCGTTTACCCTGAGGTACCGTTTCGGCCGGCAGACCGGTCGGACAGCGCTTGCGCCGACACAGGAGGAATCCCCCGTCGATGACGTACGTAATTGCCGAGCCA
Above is a window of Chloroflexota bacterium DNA encoding:
- a CDS encoding amidohydrolase/deacetylase family metallohydrolase — its product is MYDLLISGGTVVDPAQGLNHPRDVAIAGGRVRAVAERIDPAQAEHVLDASGLLVTPGLVDVHVHVYDGVSHYGIDADTYVLPSGVTTAIDAGSAGADTFEGLRRYVIEVSETRLKACLNISATGMVSPVVGELEDIRLIDPKKAIEVCERHRDVIVGVKARLSENLAGNNALPALHRAREAADAVGLPIMIHPNAPVCTLDDILREMKAGDLLTHCYHGLDEGILDDDGRVRAPVRDAVNRGVHLDVGHGQGSFSWSVAESAMAQDLVPSTISSDLHAYNFDGPVFDLATTLSKFLHLGLDLPDALRRCTVTPAEILGMQGQIGTLAVGAHADAALFREEIGAHSFEDAHGQTRIGERRLVPVKVVKGGKVIDAIARGWHGDHHHHH
- a CDS encoding metal-dependent transcriptional regulator, coding for MALTSTAEDYLLAIYGLRAEGGPVIAARLAERLGVSAPTVSASLERLVRDGHVWIAPQREVFLTLGGERTAEKLARRHRLIEHWLIRTLGLGWAEVHHEADRLEHAISPELTDRISESLGHPPTCPHGLPIPGNYPETDVGNLFKLSTAEVGSKVRVVRLSEPAEDDSELLRYFEEKQLVPGRVIEVVEQTPAGHIVVQVDDQSAVVDDTVATNLWVIAA
- the glgP gene encoding alpha-glucan family phosphorylase, which produces MTAEVRPSRIFTVRPALPRRLERLRDLAFNVWWAWTPAAQDLFRRIDAEAWHASQGNPVAVLTRAAPGQLQVLAEDPIFIADLDRVSEAYDQYLSRPTWFEQVHGHLEGLRVAYVSMEFGVAESVPLYSGGLGVLAGDQLKAASDLGVPLVGVGMLYRQGYFRQSIDPSGAQREQFPENDVEVLPVVAVRAGDGQPLTVRVPIDGHEIAVRLWRMDVGRVPLILLDANTPENSPADRELTSRLYIGDSDIRIRQELLLGVAGMRALDALDLTPTVAHLNEGHSAFLILERFQALRAQTGLSEAAAMQIVRATNVFTTHTPVAAGHDEFSAEQVKRHAGAYLQASNIDVEHALALGRVDGANDGEPFGITTLAMRGSAWRNGVSALHGTVSRRMWERLWPGVPVGEVPIGHVTNGVHLRTWVSRELNGLLQRYMGRHWAERTDPQGIEEGLAAIPDDELWRVHTQRRERLVANVRRRLRAQAEHRGAAAHELAQASAALHSDVLTVGFARRFALYKRPTLLLHDVERLKAIVGNSHRPVQIIFAGKAHPNDDLAKDLLREITAISRDPAFEGRLVFVEDYDMGLARDLVQGCDVWLNLPIPPQEASGTSGMKAAANGVLNASVLDGWWDEAYTPEAGWAIGRADVDDERQRDASDAGAIYDLLEHTVAPLFYDVGAGETPTAWVRMARRSMALALTSYSANRMVQDYVESFYGPAHLLGRSLREHQGGAATELAHWLDHLVAQWPHVHIAEVHADGPSQVDAGMIVPVRARVALAGLSPDDVTVEVFVGHVDFDGALIGGRAEVTEHASADADGAHWFTGRAVLSQSGRLGIAVRVIPRHSLLAGPYDTGLIRWSEAAGAT
- a CDS encoding leucine-rich repeat domain-containing protein; its protein translation is MATLVAVLIALSVACSGADGIDEVKPSFPTSAPVAAESASAVETDGSLAVASAVQTVAPGPTSHAGNATPRAVTATAPDLSTTGQPAGVRDDHGHGEAAATSGPESTVEEFLAEGLHLAGASPVHLAVRGMAAADTVRCAWRGIARTAAQREGAIRFWLRLDASETIPAADYLGILFAVTWDTIDPKYRETAKSNFLAIARGGLSEEYLFLTCFADYTVSSYLLGAGPTTVTVAYDNWGEARSYELYVREHEAGTYGTDPLQARGDYEASLQAKVVAAEEALAAEIGGRERIVFLAPMGAHNAIAFEAWQAVAHWDVATAADGTVTAVRVGTPEGDPEHTQTLANLTSRITTAAASDAHATTRIANVTGLQQAYRDMGAYDDITPDDGDTTTFTPAQPPPVSGCANGTAVGTPNANRGLVQDCETLLAAKDGLRGAATVNWSTSTVISNWEGVTTGGTPSRVTGLNLSRKSLTGTIPAGLGRLFALTTLNLSGNQLTGTIPPELGWLTNLTELRLSGNALTGTGQP